The Elusimicrobiota bacterium genomic sequence GCATTGGGGTATGTATCAACGTAAAATATTGCGTCAAGCCCGTTTTGAACTTTTGAAAAATCTTTTTCAGAAATCTGAACATTAATTTTTACCCTTTCAATTGAAGCAATTTCCGCTAAAGGAAAACTCGGGAAAACCGTTTCGCCTTCATTCACAAAATATCTTGTAATGATACCTTTAAGAGGGCTCTTTACCTTTACTAATGAAAATTCCATCGCGGGCTCATCGCGGTCTATTTCAATAATTGGTTCGTTTTTTTCAACTCTTGAACCGGTCGCTTTTACCTTGGAGTGGACTTTTCCCGGCATAACTGAAAACACTTTTGCTTCCGGATATCCGTGAACCTCGCCGGTAACTTCCACGGTATCCCATATATCCTTTTT encodes the following:
- a CDS encoding efflux RND transporter periplasmic adaptor subunit, which codes for KKDIWDTVEVTGEVHGYPEAKVFSVMPGKVHSKVKATGSRVEKNEPIIEIDRDEPAMEFSLVKVKSPLKGIITRYFVNEGETVFPSFPLAEIASIERVKINVQISEKDFSKVQNGLDAIFYVDTYPNAKYKGKLANLNQSLDEMSRTISADIVAPNIGYQLKPGMFAKVEIFAKKHQNALIIPQEAVMYNPGSENTVFVINNDGLASLRTVKLGLQTKGYVQVLSGVNEGEDVITVGQFNIKEGLKVKVSE